A window from Setaria italica strain Yugu1 chromosome VIII, Setaria_italica_v2.0, whole genome shotgun sequence encodes these proteins:
- the LOC101762130 gene encoding agamous-like MADS-box protein AGL65, with translation MGRVKLKIKKLENSSGRQVTYSKRRSGILKKAKELSILCDIHLLLLMFSPSEKPTICIGEKSSIEEVIAKYAQLTPQERAKRKLESLEALKKTFKKLDHDVNIQDFLGSGGQTVEELSSHLGSLQCQMAEVQKRVSYWCDPEKVENIDHIRGMEQSLKDSLNRIRIHKENFAKQHLIGLQCAAAQFQTDMQLPLGLTGDPGPSSWFPNAGADGQQTMMLPDDSSLLHQRDIGCSTSTSLQSYPGYFSMSKQSTDTGGGSEHGQPAVHQQPPDFGQAECLTSLQLGAPFQYTPFDTSLFNERMFRPDAMELHDGSAGIDFGGGHFDMSRSGDEASFQNWASAACGASVFDHHQQQQHHQQQQPSSAQQQL, from the exons ATGGGGAGGGTCAAACTGAAAATCAAAAAGCTAGAGAACAGCAGCGGGAGGCAGGTCACGTATTCGAAACGGCGGTCGGGCATCCTCAAGAAGGCCAAGGAGCTGTCCATCTTGTGCGACatccatcttctcctcctcatGTTCTCGCCCTCAGAGAAGCCGACCATATGCATCGGCGAGAAGAG TAGCATTGAGGAAGTGATAGCAAAATATGCACAGCTAACCCCTCAGGAAAGGGCTAAAAG GAAATTGGAGAGCTTAGAA GCCCTAAAGAAGACTTTCAAGAAGCTAGACCATGACGTAAATATTCAGGACTTCTTAGGCTCTGG GGGTCAGACAGTCGAG GAGTTATCAAGCCATCTCGGTTCATTGCAATGTCAAATGGCAGAGGTTCAAAAGCGTGTCAG TTATTGGTGTGATCCTGAGAAGGTTGAGAATATCGATCATATAAGAGGAATGGAGCAATCTCTTAAAGACTCTCTTAATCGCATCCGAATCCATAAG GAGAACTTCGCAAAGCAACACCTGATCGGCCTGCAGTGTGCTGCTGCTCAG TTCCAGACCGACATGCAGTTGCCTCTAGGACTGACCGGCGATCCGGGCCCTTCGTCGTGGTTCCCAAACGCCGGTGCTGATGGGCAGCAAACGATGATGCTACCGGACGACTCCAGCCTGCTTCATCAGAG GGACATTGGTTGCTCGACGAGCACGTCGCTGCAGAGCTACCCGGGCTACTTCAGCATGAGCAAGCAATCAACAGACACCGGTGGCGGCAGCGAGCATGGACAGCCGGCAGTGCACCAGCAGCCACCGGACTTCGGCCAGGCCGAGTGCCTGACGTCCCTGCAGCTGGGTGCACCGTTCCAGTACACGCCCTTTGACACAAGCCTCTTCAACGAAAGGATGTTCAGGCCGGATGCCATGGAGCTGCACGACGGCAGTGCAGGCATCGATTTCGGCGGCGGACACTTTGACATGTCCAGGTCCGGTGACGAGGCAAGCTTCCAAAACTGGGCATCAGCAGCATGCGGCGCATCCGTGTTCGAccaccatcagcagcagcagcatcaccaGCAGCAACAGCCATCATCTGCACAA CAACAACTCTAG